In Ooceraea biroi isolate clonal line C1 chromosome 6, Obir_v5.4, whole genome shotgun sequence, the genomic stretch ATTGTGCCAAGCAATCCGGAAGACCATTTACTGTGACCGACACCTAATCCAGCTACTTTAAGATATTACTGTGTTCGCGTGAGCATCGAAGGCGCGTGGACATAGTTTTGGTCCTTCGAGCCGGATAAGTGCGCTCGTGAGTGAACACGCCGGTCAAGCCGAAACGTTCGGGCCGACGGACAGTGAATCGAATGTGAATTCAGCCGTGCTCATTGAACGTTCGTTCTCCTGTATGCTCGCCTCGTCCGGTCGAGATCGGAGCACTAacactctttctctcgctctgcaTCCCGTGAGGCACACGTGTCTGTGTGACTCCGACGTCTGCGGATCAGTGCGTCAACGTCCACCGCTCAGGTGACGTTAAGTCGAAAGCACCGTGATCGACTCTTTCGAGAGGGCCTCGCAGCAACGGTGTCGCGCTCCCGCACCCTCCGGTCTCGATACGCGCCGCTCACTGGCCTATCGTAAACCCGCAAAACGGTGCGGAGTGAAGTTCGGTGCAATCCCAGACGATACAGTGCCCGCGTGCAGCGGCGCTTCCAGAGAAGTGGCTTGAGAGGTCATCATGTCCACCGATCTAAGTATACTCATGGTCGAGCAGACAAATACAATTGCTCTGCTCAAGCGTGTCTTGATCAACTTCAAGAAACTTCCAAAGGCCAACGTCACCGTCGCCAGGACGCAAGGTCGATTGTCGGATTTGAAGGAGCTGTGGACCAAGGTTCAGACGCTGAATACCGGATCTACTGCTTGGCCACTGCAGACGAGAAGCGGGACCACACCTACTTTGTCAACGACCTCTTCTACGAGACTGAGGACGTCTACCTTGAAGCCACTGACCATCTCTACGACGTGATAAGTAGACTTTGTAAAACCGATTCCGCGCCATCTAATGTTACTACGGATTTATCCTTCCGCAACCCGCATGGTCCTACGAATCTTCAGCTACCTCGTATTTCTCTGCCCAAATTTTCCGGTAATTACTTAGAGTGGGAGACGTTTCGCAACACGTTCGAGTCGCTTGTCGCCAATAACGAAGTATTGTCTAATACTCAGAAGTTTCACTACTTAAAGTCTGGTCTCAGTGGTGATGCCGCGCTTTTGATTGCTAACTTGAAAAGGATCCCGCACATTTTATAGGAAAAAATCGGTCTCGGTAAAATTGgctgaaattgaaatatgttgtagTTTAGGTGATGCTGATTAAAAGTTTTCTTAGGCAAAAACGCCAAAaaccaaaaatataaaagatacgaCGACTTAAAGTGAGTAAAATTGgagttttaaaaatgtttaagtcGTCGTATCTTTTATATGTTTGATTTTTGGCGTTTTTGCCTAAGGAAACTTTTAATCGGCATCACCTAAActacaacatatttcaatttcagcCAATTTTACCGGAGCCGATTTTTTCCTATAAAATGTACGAGATAGGAAAATATCGGCTCCGGTAAAATTGgctgaaattgaaatatgttgtagTTTACGTGATGCTGATTAAAAGTTTCCTTAGGCAAAAACGCCAAAAATCAAACATATAAAAGATACGACGACTTAAACATTGTTTAAACTccaattttacttattttatgtcgtcgtatcttttatatttttgatttttggCGTTTTTGCCTAAGGAAACTTTTAATCAGCATCACCTAAACtataacatatttcaatttcagcTAATTTGACCGAGACCGGTTTTTCCTATAAAATGTGCAGGGTCCTTTCCGACGCCAATTATGATTCTGCATGGAAACTGTTAATGAACGAATACGATGACAAGCAGGCCCTCGTACACGCGCACATTAATTCGTTTATGAGTTTGTCTAATATGAAAACAGAAAGCGTTCCCGAGTTGAAGAAGCTGCGCGATACGCTCTCCGCGTCGCTTGCTGCGTTAACAAACCTTGGACGTCGAGTCGATAAATGGGACGACCTGATTATATACATTGCATCGTAAAAGTTCAGTCCGCGAACGCGACACGCATAGAACTTGAAACGTACCGCTTCGTCTTCCACTCTTCCCTCTTATCAGGACCTGCACGATTTTTTAACGCTGCGCATCCGAGGTTTGACGGACCTTTCCGAGCAGTCCAATAGTTCGACGAATTCTCGCGGCAACAAACCACGATCTTCTGTCAATAGCGTATCCGTATTAAAGTGCGTTAACTGCGCCAGAAATCACCATCTATATAAATGCGACGATTTTCTTTCAAAACCGGTCGTGCAGCGTTGGGCGATTGTCAAACAACACAAACTGTGTTTCAATTGTATACGCTCGGGACATTTTACGCCAAATTGTAAATCTAAAGGTCGATGCACTAAGTGTAATCAAGCACATCACTCGCTGTTACATTCCGCGAACGGCGACCCTCCGCCAGAAACGCCCATTCTCGCGCCGGCGACGGCACTCAGAACGCCGTCCACGAGCGCAGCGAACATCGCGGCCGTCGCTGACGTACAAACCGTACATCCGCCGATTGAACAGGCTCCTACGGTTTTCCTCGCGACCGCGTGGGTGAATCTTCATATCCCGGAGGGTCGGCTCTTTAAAGTGCGTGCTTTGTTGGATCAAGGATCCACGCTCAGTTTTATTTCGGAGTCACTCTGTCAAACGATGCGGACTCACCGACAACGCGCTGATCTCCAAATACGCTGTTTTGGGGAAAAATATACGGGCATCGCAAAATCATGAATTTCGGTCCAGCTTTCGCCGTGCTCTACCGTCACACCTATGTTCTCGCTTACTGTTTATGTTTATCAGCGAATTACTTCGTACGCGGCTTCGCAAGCTCGCCCGGCCGGCTTGTGGTCCCATTTACGCGGTTTAACGCTCGCGGATCCGAACCCTACAAGCAACCATCCGATTCACCTATTAATCGGAGCTGATCTTTACGGTTCCTTACTGTTAAACGGCCTTCGTCAAGGTCCAGTTGGCACGCCCACCGCTCAGAGTACCGCTCTCGGGTGAATGTTATCCGGTCCGACCGGCATAGATCGATGCGCTGACTCCGGCGCCACGGTTTTGAATTTTGCTCCGGATACGGATACAAATGTATTACTGCAGAAATTTTGGGAAAACGAGAACGTCCCCCAACCTTGTCCGCTGACCGCAGAGGAGAAGCAGTGCGAAGAGCACTTCGCCGCGACCCACTCGCGCACGCCGCAGGGCCGCTACATAGTTTGATTACCCTTCAAGTAAGGGCCTCCTCTCGCTATCGGAGAGTCTCTCCCgattgctctctctctgtacAATCGCTCAGAACGACGCTTGCAACGAAGTCCGGATATTTGCGCTCAATATCACGAGTTTTTACGCGAGTATCAATCCCTCGGTCATATGCAACGCGTCGAGCACAACGACGCGAATTTCAAGCCCGTGTACATCCCTCACCATGCCGTTTTGCGCGAGTCGAGCAGCACGACCAAATTACGCCTCGTGCAAGACCAGTGACGGAACCTCTCTAAATGATCTCCTGTTAATTGGGCCGAAATTGCAAGCCGATCTTCCTGCGATAATTCTACGTTGGCGCCGTTGGTGCTACGTCTATAAGGCCGACATAGCGAAAATGTTCCGCCAGATCCTAGTGGATCCTCGGGACGCGGATTTCCAAAGACTTGTGTGGCGCCCTTCCGACGCCACTGCCATACTACTTTTTAGGCTTCTCACCGTGACATACGGTCTCGCTTGCTCGCCTTATCTCGCGATGCAGATCCTCAAATAGCTAGCGAAAGATGAAGGTCATGCCTTTCCCGAGGCCGCGGCCATTATAGAAGACTCACTCTATGTAGACGATACACTATTCGGAGATGACGATCCCGATCGCCTACGCGACAAGCGCGATCAATTAATAGAGCTGATGAATCGAGGCGGATTTCCACTACGAAAATGGACCGTTAACGCGCCGGAACTTCTCGCCGACCTTGCTGCTGATCAGCGCGAACGAGTCGATCAGTCTATCGGGAAGGATGACACTCTCAAGGTGCTCGGACTGTCATGGACGCCGAACGACGACTCTTTTTGTTTTGTACTCTGTTCTGAGCTTATTACGCCGCCGACGAAGCGTtcgattttatcttttattttaaagctCTATGACCCGCTCGGGTGGGCTGCTCCTGTCGTGATTACCGCAAAGATTTTGCTGCAGGAACTTTGGCTTCTCAAGGGCGATTGGGACGATCCTCTTCCGCCCGAGTTAACTGATCGCTGGCATGCCTACTATACCGACTTGCCAAATCTAGGAACGATTCGGATTCCCCGGTGGACCGGACAGCATAAAGAAAATCTCGGCGTCGAGATACACGGTTTCGCGGACGCGTCCAACCGCGCTTACGCTGCCGTGATCTATCTGCGCGTACTTCACTCTTTTGAAAGCGTTCAAATCAGTCTCCTAGCAGCTAAAACGAAAGTCACGCCACTGAAAACGGTGAACATTCCGAGGCTCAAGCTCAATGCTGCCGTTCTCCTCTGTCGACTCCTGAAGTGGACAATCAGTTTCTTGAATCTATCTCAGGCGCCTATCCATAGGTAGACCGACTCCACGATCACGTTAGCCTGGCTCAGGCAACATCCTTCTAGGTGGAGCACATATATTGCCAATCGCGTCTCGGAAATACAATCCTCTTTGACTGTGTCTCGCATCGTCGCTTAATTGAGAAGTTAAGATCACTTCGCTTTTCTTGTTCGGTTTTGAAATGGCCTGTTCTTATTTGGATGGTAGATGCCAGGCTGTGAGGGAGCCTAGGGGTAGGTCTGTGTCTGATTTCGTCAGTGTTCTTACGGGGGTACCGCAGGGCTCGGTAATTGGGCCTTTACTCTTTGTGCTATGTATCTCTGACTTTGGTAGAGTTCTGCACTATACCGAGTATGGGTTTTACGCTGATGACCTGATGATATACCTTCACTGTGATCCCTGGGATCTCTTGGATGCCATTCGGAGAGTCAATGAGGATATAGTGAATATCTCCAGCTGGGTCTCTGAAAATTGTCTGAAGCTTAACTCTAACAAAACCAAGGCCATGTTACTGGGCACGGCGAGATACATCAATTGGTATTGACctgtaagttataatataattgagtgatatagaagttaaaagaggaaagcgaagtAATATAGCTTAGCTAAtttcattttcacattttaatcatcggaataaataacgtttaatttaacgtgtcaaatttttctcgaaagagatacaagtttttcggtttggtcaattaaaattggacaccctatatattatagtcaaaagtcgacaccctgtataatataataaggtaGTGTGACATAccctatatttaaaaatgagatctgtatgttataatataattgagtgatAAGAAGGTAACAGaagaaagcgaattaatatagcttagcagatttattttcacattttaatcatcggaataaataacgattACTTTATCGTGTCAACTTTTCGCGAAACagagatacaagtttttcagTTTGGTCAAGTACATTCGAAcgccctatatattataatcaaaagttgacaccctgtataatataacaccctatatagtataatcaaaagtcgataccatgtataatataataagatagggtgagataccctatattttaaaattgagaCCTATATgtcataatataattgagtgataaggaagggaaaagaggaaagcggAGTAATATAGCttaacagattttattttcacaatttaagtatcggaataaataacgtttactttatcgtgtcaaatttttctcgaaacagagatacaagtttttcggtttggtcaattataatcgaacaccctatatattatattcaaaagtcgacaccctaTATGTCCACGCGCCTTCGATGCTCACGCGAACACAGTAATATCTTAGAGTAGCTGGATTAGGTGTCGGTCAGAGTAAATGGTCTTCCGGATTACTTGGCACAATACTTTATTCGGGCAACGTGAATTTCGTGAGACGGACCAGCACGGGCGCGTTAGTTCCGCTCTCGCAAGACTCTGTGCTCGCACTAATTTTCCAACGGGACGATCTCGATCGCGGTTTCTCGCGGCGGCTACTAATTGGCGGAATCGATCGACGGTATATGCTTGCCAATCAGAGACAGCCTCGTATAACTCCAAAAAAGGGCCACTAACGACGCGCTGGGCCTAGCTCGCTACGTAAGCGACCGTTTGATATTGAGAGATGTTTACTCCGAATTCCTCAGAGCAAACGGAACGTTAGATGAGATCGACTATGAGATTTCGCAACATACCGCCCGCCTCGTATGCGCCAcgtatcaagagacacggtagtgtcacGCGCCaagtacagggtgtcccatgggaagttgctgaaagtaaacgattggttctcccctccatgacttcagaaagtgtcttacggttaacggtcgttcatctgagtgtccgcagttttattctggttgtggtagatgcaagtccgtgcgcgtcaaaatgagtaatctgacgacggaagaaaagatttatcttgtcgagtgcttcttttccagaggaaaagtttatagcaatgcttacagggggtttcgtactaaatacggaacacataaagttcaGAGCGAAAACatgctgaaaaggttagaatttattatgtctttaaacgtatgcgttacgtcactccattttttggcaataaatctgcattaaaataatgttttgtgttatttttatcagaattatcgataattttatgcagtatggaactatccaaaaccgtagacatgatctgccaggtccttatgtgtctgtagctgcagaagaaaacattgaagatattaagaagtattttgaagagaatccaaattcttccattcggaaagctgcccaagctcttgaaatatccaaaacaacgttacacaggattttaaaacatttcctgaaaatgcatccctataaaataacatcacatcaattgctaaccaaacgcgctatgacgaaacgtgtggaattctgcaagacgataaatggaatgtttgaagatggagaacttgatgcaaaattgataatttacacggacgaagcacatttctggctaaatggttatgttaataaacaaaattataaattttgggggtcggaaaatcccaacgtttccctggctaaacctttacatccacaaaaaataacagcatgggctgcgatctcggtaaaaggaatttatttgcaattcttcgaatcaacagtcactggtgaaagttacaagcagcttctcgaaacacaattcttccctcatgcaaaaaaaagaggcctggtcagaggatttcatttcatgcaggatggagcgacaccacatcgaacccaggaggtcttcgaaacaatccataaagtttatggcaatcgagtcatcggtttgggatactccaaatttgcccagggggggggggggctagaatggccaccgtactcgccggatttgaatccatgtgacttctttctttggggatacattaaggaccattgttatgccggaaatccagaaacagtgtcagatttagtagtagctattaaaaaggtcgtcagcaacattaaagacgacatgttagaaaaagttttcacaagttttcgtaaaagaattgatttttgtacaaattcagatggtgcacactttgaaaatatttatcattagcttacttgattattagcatatttttcattaataaaataaactgatgtacaaacattttgctaaattttatttatacccatttaaaactgcagactttcctctttccaacacaatttttgttttttcaataactgcatacgtttaaaaatgacagctgtttagtttcagcaacttaccatgggacaccctgtatatgcgcagcgagaccgaccgtgtatttaatatacatgtctcatttttaaatatagggtatctcaatctatcttattattatattatacagggtgtctacTTTTGAGTAtactatatagggtgtccgattttaattgaccaacccgaaaaacttgtatttgtgattcgAGAAAACTCTGACACGTTATATTagactttatttattccgttgattaaaatgtgaaaataaaatcttttaaactatattaattcgctttcctcttttacctTCCTTATCAGTCAAAACCCTTTTCTTTCattcaaatttaatatacagattgtctcattttaattatagtatataGAGTATCTCAATTtatcttaatataatatactgggtgtcgactttggattataatatataggatgTCCAATAAATAATCTCATCAAACATATACGCCGATTTTAGATAATTCAGCATTTCTTATCTttgttctttttataatttatattctaattatGGCAGATAACGGAGATAGTGGTggaatgttttttaatatataatcatgtTAGGTACGATCATGTTTAATgtcgcaaaataaatattctgctTTGGAAACTGTTAACACTACAATATGCGTAGTGTcattacaaaattacttttttacaaAAGGTAAAAAAGACGCCGAGTATACGTGTGGTAGTAGTATGATAAGGGAGAGTTCTGATTCAGGGACTCCGAGGGGGTTGCGGGGCGGGGGGTCTCTGGGCGcgggggtatgacgtcacgcgggaGGGGGGTCTCTGGGCGcgggggtatgacgtcacgcgggaGGGGGGTCTCTGGGCGCGGGGGTATGACGTCATGCGGGGGGGTCCGCTAACTCAGGACCTCCGAGGGGTGCGGAGAGGGGGGTGTCCGCTAACCCGTGACCTCCGAGGGGGTtgcggggagggggagggggtcCGCTAATTCAGGGGTTCCGGGGGGTGCGGGGGGAGGTCTCTGGACGCGTGGAGTATGACGTCACGGGGGGGGGGTCTTCGAGCGCCAGTACCAGTCAAAGGGGTGTTTATGTAAACAGACTACTAGGAAAGGAACACCATGATATTGTCTTACATAAGCGATAAGAAAATTGCAAGCGCCGATACCCCGGCTGCTATCACTTACGACAAAGACGTTACCGCGCGTCAGATAGTCGATAGAGATACCCCGGCTGCTATCAATTACGACAAAAGACGTTACCGCGCGTGAGATAGTCGATAGATAAAAAAATCCGTTAAAAATTCTTCGGGGGCGCCGGTACCCGGATTCTAACCCATGGGGCTCGGAGGGGGTGTGGGGAGGGGCAAATGTCCTCTCAAATGTCCTCCGGCACGTCTGGATCTTCAACCGTCGGCTGCAGTCAAAGAATGTGGCCGCAGGGTGGAAAGAGACGGAGGAGATGTCATATaatcaaacggaaaaaaggTTTAGTACCACAGTTGGTTACGAGCGCTCCATAGAAAAGTTGTCAGTGAGAAGTGCTACGGAAACATGGAGCAGAGTGAACATGACCTGTTGGAGGAAGCCAACAATGTTGCTACCTTGGGCGAATATTTCGCGTGAGTGCAACGTTGTGACGAGTGTATTGAACAATTGGACGAAAAGAGTCGTGCCAAGCGTCCGCGGCTATCCATCGAAAATATACAATCGTTAGTGGCTcgaatcgcgcggctcgaGGGATTGAAGAAGCGTTTGCAAAGACGCTTTATACATTtcgatggtggtggtggtggtgattaCGCCGAACAGCCTTCCACCGCAGAACTCTCATGACGAGAGATTGATACCACGTTTGAAAACCGTATATTAACCGGTGCGGTGATCAAAGCGAATTACATCGAGCCGCGACGATTCCTGGAAGACGCTAGGAGCATAGTGCTCGAGCATGTGCGCAACGCTATTGAACAACGCAACAGCGTAAAAGTGAACACCGTGTTCAACGGTGTGTTCGTGTCGGATGAGAAGACCGCTAATAAAAGCATCAACACGAAAAATCGTGGCCTCTTCGCTACGTCTGATCTGCAAGAATGGTACGAGTAGCACGTGATCGAGCCCACCTTGGCAATCCTCGAAGAGTTCCAGGAGCGCGACAGCGGATGGGCGTTGTCGCGTATATTGAACCTGATCATCAACGTGAACAAGTATAATCCCTTGCACGCGGGATGTTACATCAAGTTATCGGAGGAGATAAAGTCGAAGAAAGCAGTGGTGAACGTGCGAACGATGGACAATGCGTGCTTCGCGTGGTCGGTGGTCACCGCTCTTTATCCTGCGAAAAGGCACACAGAATGCGAATCTTCGTACCCGCACTACACGACGGTGCTGAATCTCCAGGGCATAGAGTTTCCCGTAACACTGAAGAACATTGTGAAGTTCAAACGTCTGAACGACATCTCCATAAACGTGTATACCAtccaagagaagaaaaaagaagaggaacaACTCACGATCGTATTGATACGACTCACCGATGAGAAGATGGATAAGCACGCGAATCTGCTGTACGTGCAAGATGCGCAGGACAACAACGTGGGACATTTCGCGTGCATCAAGAATCTATCCCACTTAGTGAGTTGCCAGATAAATAAGAAGAATGGGCAAATATACATTTGTGATCGGTAAGTAGCGTTagtatacttgtatataatgaataaatacgtATGCAATGTCAGGAATTAATAGatactttcttttatttttgtagaTGTCTACACTACTTCTACACTAATGAGAGATTGGAGACCCACTCCGTGGATTGCAGCAAGATGAACGAATGCGCCATCGTCTTACCCAACGAAGTGGACAAGTGGCTAAGTTTCACTAACTACAACAGGAAGGAGCGAATGCCGTTCGTCGTGTACGCCGATCTGGAGTGCATCCTGCAGAAGACGGAGGAGGAGAACGACCCGAAGCTGTACCAGCGTCACCGGGTATTCAGCATCGGGTATTATGTGCGGTGCTCCTACGACGACTCGCTATCCGAGTACCGATCCCGTCGCGATACCGATTGTATATCGTGGTTCGTCGAAGAATTAAGAAGTTTAGCGTATCGCGTGAAAGCGATTTTGTAGAGAAATGTCCCCATGGTAGAATTAACTCGAGACGAGCGCGAAAAATTCAATAGCGCGACGCAGTGTCATATCTGCAAGAAACCGTTCGTGCCGGACAACACGCGGGTTCGTGACCATTGCCACCTGACCGGTCGATACAGAGGTCCCGCGCACGCGAATTGTAACCTAAATTACAGAGATTCGCGTACTATTCCGATAGTGTTCCATAATTTATCCGGCTACGACGCGCATTTCATTGTCAAAGAACTGGCCAGCAATTTCAAGGGCAATGTCGATGTATTGCcgattaataaagaaaagtacatTTCGTTCACGAAACACGTTTACGGGTTCGAAGACGATAAGACAACATGGCGAAACCACATGCAATTGCGGTTCATCGATTCATTTAAATTCTTAAGCAGCAGTCTCGATAAATTGTCATCTTatataaataacgataaactCCGAATCGTACGATCcgaatttgcaaaattgtcGGCTGACGACTTTGATTTACTTACGCGAAAGGGCGTGTTCCCTTACGAGTACGTGGATTGCGCCGAAAAATTAGAGGATACTCGCCTACTGCCGCGCGAATCGTTCTATAGTTCTCtgaccggtgatacggtatccgagagcgattacgcgcacgcCGAGAACATCTGGCAGCGGTTCACCATTCGAACGCTCGGCAAGTACAG encodes the following:
- the LOC113562218 gene encoding uncharacterized protein LOC113562218: MQCQELIDTFFYFCRCLHYFYTNERLETHSVDCSKMNECAIVLPNEVDKWLSFTNYNRKERMPFVVYADLECILQKTEEENDPKLYQRHRVFSIGYYVRCSYDDSLSEYRSRRDTDCISWFVEELRSLAYRVKAIL
- the LOC113562219 gene encoding uncharacterized protein LOC113562219 — protein: MDNACFAWSVVTALYPAKRHTECESSYPHYTTVLNLQGIEFPVTLKNIVKFKRLNDISINVYTIQEKKKEEEQLTIVLIRLTDEKMDKHANLLYVQDAQDNNVGHFACIKNLSHLVSCQINKKNGQIYICDR